One genomic region from Fervidobacterium gondwanense DSM 13020 encodes:
- a CDS encoding MFS transporter, with amino-acid sequence MGGRDDIYKYEKRNLSLIISGRFESLIGAAALMVAMPLYILDKTGSGMMMGIFTLLGILPRLIITPFGGVIGDRINRKHIMVILDELRGILLLIMYLLALSNKLSIPLLLFFRAVLSFFDGLFDGPTGAMFGDVVRKENLKRATSLNAMANSVANIIGPIVGSMLYGYYGFANVLILTGLLYVFSGITELFIIYNHSRREGKLNFLKDLVEGIKFVKDNNGLRFLFTFAIVINFLMSSLFSVVWPYLLRTVWKFSSNQFGSFQVFGTLGALVGNIAIMFFLHKFSSKLLISSGLLIQQTTTLIFSFMIMPFFGFNNPQLYIINSIGVFIFSFFNVLVNIPINANLQLLVPSELRSRVFSVLSFLATGSVPISSMLYGYLIDRISPFWLFLGVNIISTVVVVIFLLTAPKEAYEPVPHDSTAVV; translated from the coding sequence ATGGGTGGTCGTGATGATATTTACAAGTATGAGAAAAGAAACCTTTCACTGATTATTAGCGGGAGGTTTGAATCGTTAATAGGCGCTGCGGCATTAATGGTTGCGATGCCACTGTATATACTTGATAAGACAGGTTCCGGTATGATGATGGGGATATTTACCCTTCTTGGTATTCTCCCCAGACTGATAATAACACCATTTGGTGGCGTTATCGGTGATAGGATAAACAGAAAGCATATAATGGTGATCCTTGATGAACTTCGCGGAATCTTGCTCTTAATAATGTACCTTCTTGCTTTGTCCAATAAACTCTCTATACCGTTGTTGTTATTCTTCAGAGCGGTTCTGTCTTTTTTTGATGGACTATTCGACGGACCAACAGGTGCTATGTTTGGTGATGTTGTTAGGAAAGAAAACTTGAAACGTGCTACATCACTGAATGCAATGGCTAATAGTGTAGCAAACATTATAGGTCCTATAGTAGGTTCAATGCTTTACGGGTATTACGGTTTTGCAAACGTTCTCATTCTCACGGGCTTGTTATACGTTTTCTCTGGAATTACCGAGTTGTTCATAATCTATAATCATTCTAGAAGAGAAGGCAAGTTGAACTTCTTAAAAGATTTAGTTGAAGGGATTAAATTTGTCAAGGATAATAATGGATTGAGATTTCTCTTTACGTTCGCAATTGTCATAAACTTTTTAATGTCTTCGCTTTTCAGTGTTGTCTGGCCATATTTATTAAGAACCGTTTGGAAATTTTCGTCTAACCAATTCGGTTCGTTCCAGGTTTTTGGAACGCTTGGAGCATTGGTTGGAAACATTGCCATAATGTTTTTCCTTCATAAATTTAGTTCAAAACTTCTGATTTCCTCTGGATTACTCATTCAACAAACAACAACGTTAATTTTCTCGTTTATGATAATGCCATTTTTCGGGTTTAACAATCCTCAGCTGTATATCATAAATTCCATAGGCGTCTTCATCTTCAGCTTCTTTAACGTACTTGTTAACATCCCAATAAACGCAAATCTGCAGTTGTTGGTTCCATCTGAGCTGCGTTCACGAGTTTTCTCGGTCCTGTCTTTCCTCGCAACTGGTAGTGTACCGATATCTTCCATGTTATACGGCTACTTAATAGATAGAATCAGTCCATTTTGGCTCTTTCTTGGTGTGAATATTATATCTACTGTTGTTGTTGTAATATTCTTACTCACAGCACCGAAAGAAGCTTATGAACCCGTTCCGCATGATTCAACAGCTGTTGTTTAA